From the genome of Sphingobacterium sp. UGAL515B_05:
GCAAGTTAAAAAAATTGACAAATTTCCAGTCGGAAACTGTAGCAGCATTTGCAGCGGTAAAAGAAGACGTATTAATGACTAAAATGTCTAGAAATCTGGCGACACCAACACATACCTGGTACAGAGTCAACACCAATAGCCTGTCTATTGTGGGAGAAGGATCCCTGAATGCGCTGGAACTGGCCAACAATGGCGAAATTGGCTATTTCAGCTGGTTGACGCAAGTAGGCAATAAAGTATATGCCCCATTCTTTTGTATTGAGAACTCTTCGTTTACAACAAAATATCCAAACAAAGCTTGGGTTGCCGTATTCTCTTATCCCGATATGAAGCTTGAAAAAGTTTTCACAGATGAGCGTACAAGCTATATAGGTCAATACTTTACCAACGGCCTTGGTACAGTGGAAAATGGTGATATCTACGCGTTTTCAGCTGCCAATGCTAAAAAATTAATAAGTTCAACACCTTCAGTTGTAACGGAAATCTCTACAACTAATCCCTCTGCAATCTTACGTATACCTTCAGGCACGACGGAATTTGACAAAAACTATTTCTTCAATGTGGCTGAAATTTCTGGTGGTTACAACATCGTTAACTGGACCTATGTTGGCGGGAACAATTTTATCGTAAGTTCAAAGAAAAAACAATCTGATGGTACTTATAGTGCAGCGACAACAATTGCAGCTGTAAACGTCGTAGATAAAACATTTAAAATTGTATCGGGTTTACCAAAAGCAGAAGAGGTAAAATCATTTACCCAAAGAAACAACTATAGCAAGAAAGATGGCAAAACAGGCTACATTGGCGTAAACCTAACTTCTGGAGAAAGCTATGTATATAAGATCGACGCTTCGGCTGCAACAGCGACCAAAGGCTTAAAAGTTGAAGGTGGTACGATTACCGCAATCGAACACTTAGACTAGTCTTTTTTATACGGACAATCACATACCCGATATGCCAATACATAGCATATCGGGTATATGTATAAATTATTAGACCTCATTATGTACACATTTTTACTCTTGCTCGTTTTCACCGGGAGCTTTTTCTGGTACTGTTCTTCCGAAAAAGTCAATATAAAACAAGGTCCACCATCCATACTCATTCTTGTAAAAGATAAAAACCGCTCAAGGATACTGGCTATTGTCCTGCTCGGTCTCGCCTGGATATTGACCATATACTTACAAGGCATCCTTTCGGGAACGCTAGCTTTCGGTGCTTATACCATGGGATTTTTCAGCTTGATTGTACTCTTATGGCCTTACCACTACTTTCAGCGGAAACAACTGACAATTGTTTTTCTAATTGCACTTATTTTTGAAACCCTGATTTTCTAAAACATGCCAGCCAATAAAAAATACTTAAGCAGCCCACTGCAACGTGCACTCAAATTGACCGCCGGATTCTTTGGTGGTTATTTTGTGATGTTATACCTCCATCTTTGCCTAACCAAAGTATTTGATAAAACAGATATTTTGATTACAGCCTATGTTACTGGTTTTATCGCTTGGGGAATATTATTGCTTGTCGCCTTTCTTTCACGAAACGGTTGGCTGATATGGGGTATCTATTTAATCTTGATTGCTGTATTCTATAGCATCTTTATGTACCTATAACCACCTTAATCATGAATCTAAGACGTTACAACATCTATTTCAATACCCATACGATTTCAGGGATAATCATCTGCGCCATTTTGTATGTGATTTTCTTCGCTGGTTCTTTTTCATTTTTTAAAAATGAAATCAATGCCTGGCAAAAAAACGAGTCCGACAAAGGCGGAACGTACCGAAATCTTGTTTTTGATCACCTTTTGGACTCTATTGGCCAGATCAAAGAACTTAAGGGTAGGGATATTACGTTTTATATGCAACACAATGGTCATTCGAGTTATGTCAATATCGGCGCATCCCAGGATACTATAGTTGCGAACAAAGCGAAAGCAGTCGCTGCGCAAAAAGAATTGGCCGAAAAGAAACGGCTTGCGGTGACAAATAAAGGCGCAGCGGTAAAAGATGAAAAAAAGAAAAGACGTGGCCGCGGTCGAAGGGGAAATGACGATTCCATGTATTTTTCTTATGACCTGACGACGAAAAAACCTTCGGACTACAGCGATGGTTATACCATGGGTGAATTTTTGTATCGTCTCCATTTCCTTGCTCCGCTCAACCAGATCGGAATCAATATCGGGCGTCCCTTTGGTTATACGTTGGCTGGACTAGTTTCTTTTATCTTCCTATTCGCATTGATCTCCGGGCTAATGCTTCACTGGGATAAAATCAAATCCAACTTCTTTGTATTTAGGCCCGGAAACAAATGGAAAACGGTATGGACCGATATGCACACGGCACTCGGTGTGATCGGATTCCCTTACCAGTTTATGTATGCACTTACGGGGATCGTATTAATTGTGAACTCGGTACTGATTATTCCCTTTAGCAAGTACCAATACGATGGCAAAGAAGATGAGGTGTATGCTGCGCTCGGTTACAACGACAATACAAAATATACTTATTTGTATGAACCGCTCACCACAACCTTTAATATGGGCGATTTTTTGGATAGACTGGAAAAAAAATGGCCAAACAGCCATATGAACCGCATCTTTATCAAAAATTATGGCGATAAAAGCATGCATGTCGTAGCACTATACGATGCCGACATTGATAAAAACTTTGCTGGTTCGGGCAGGCTGATCTATCGCGTGGCTGACAACAAGATCCTCTTTGAAAAATCTGCCGCAGAAAATGGCTCTTATCTGGATTATATGAAGGGTTTCATTTACCGTCTGCATCTGGCAGATTTTGGAGGCTATCCCGTCAAAATTATTTATTTTGTCTTAGGTATCATGGGTTGTTTTGTCATCATTTCGGGCATCCTAATCTGGCTGGTGGCACGTGACAAAAATAATATCCCAAAGCGCAAACGTGTCTTTAACTTTTGGGCAGCCAATGTATTTATGGCCAGCTGTCTAACGATGTTTCCCGTCACCGCAGGAACTTTTATCGCCGTTAAGCTTGCGACTAAAGTAGACCAGCCCTTTATATTTCATGTCTATTTTTATAGCTGGCTAGTATTAGGTGTTTTTTATATCATCCGCCGTAACATAGGGAAAACAAACTTAGAAACACTCTTACTCGGCTCGGTATTGGCTTTAGCAGTACCTATTGTGAATGGGATAAAAACGGGTAACTGGATATGGGAAACTTATCGCTCAGGCGCGAATGACATTTTACTGGTGGACCTTCTTTGGTTGTCTTTAGGAATCATCGGCCTACTCATCTTTACAAAGATGTTACAAACGACAAAAAAGGAAAATGCGAATGGCAAAAAAGTTACTGGAGCAACTAACAAAAACCATACGAAGTCGGGCAATAGCAGCGATGGCGACAGTAAAACAGGTACAGGTAGTCCATTGCCGCCTAAGAGAGCGTTCGCCCTAAAAAACAAACCTGCGACAGAGATCTAAAATTCGTTGTTCATATTCGCAAATGGCGGGCCTAAAAGCTCGCCTTTGCTATTTTATGCGATCTCCTCTCTTTAATACCGGTATTTCTCCTTCCATTTATCCCGTAAACTTTGTCTTAATTTTTCCTCCTGCGAATTTTGCCCTGGTTCATACAATTTGACACCGCTGATTTCTTTGGGCAGAAATTCCTGAACGACAAAGTTTCCCGGATAAGCATGTGCATATTTGTATTCGGCACCATAATTTAAATCCTTCATCAGTTTGGTCGGCGCATTACGGATATGCAAGGGTACTGATAGATCGCCCGTTTGTTTCACCAAAGCCTGTGCCTTATTGATTGCTTCGTAGGAAGCGTTGCTCTTGACAGAAGTCGCCAGATAGATCACCGTTTGCGAAAGAATAATACGTGATTCGGGCCACCCGATAACATTGACCGCCTGAAAACAATTGTTGGCCAGCAACAAGGCATTCGGATTGGCATTGCCAATATCTTCAGAAGCCAAAATCAACAATCTCCGCGCAATAAAGGACGGATCCTCCCCGCCTTCGATCATCCGTGCAAGCCAATAGACTGCTGCATTTGGATCAGACCCACGGATGGACTTAATAAAGGCCGATATAATATCGTAATGCTGCTCGCCTGCTTTGTCATAAATGGCCATATTTTGCTGTACCTGTTTCAGTACAAACGCATTCGTAATGGGCTCTTTATGTAATACCGCTGCATTAACGACCAGCTCAAGTACATTCAACAATTTACGTGCATCGCCACCGGACAGCCGCAACAAGGCCTCATATTCTTCTACAACAATAGCTTGTTTTTGCAGGTATTCATCTTCATGTAATGCTTTTTGAATTAATCCAATAAGATCTTCTTCCGAAAGATGTTCCAATACATACACTTGGCAACGCGAGAGCAAGGCAGAAATCACTTCGAACGAGGGGTTTTCTGTTGTTGCACCAATCAGTGTCACCAGCCCGCGTTCAACAGCCCCTAAAAGCGAATCCTGCTGCGATTTGGAAAAACGGTGAATTTCATCAATAAATAAAATGGGCTGATCTTGGTTGAAGTTCATCAGCCGCTCGGCTTTTTCGATGACTTCACGAATATCTTTCACCCCTGCCTGAATTGCACTTAATGAAAAGAAGGGCCGGTCCAGCTCCCTTGCGATCAGCAAGGCCAAACTTGTTTTTCCGACACCTGGAGGTCCCCACAGGATCATAGATGGAATATTCTTCTGCTGGATTGCATGATAGAGTACTGCATCTGGCCCCACAATATGTTGTTGTCCCACGTAATCGCTCAATTGCCGTGGTCTAAGTCGTTCTGCTAATGGAATTCGTGTCGCCATAACACAAAGTTAAAAATTAAACGGCACAGCGACTAAATATTTTAGCTTTATTCATTCAAAGTCTTCCATGGAGAGTTCTGCAAAGCAATAAGCATCAAGCTTTCAAAAGCATAATTATGAGGGGCATCATTCGCCATTCGATATTACTTTAACATTTTTTCACACAATTTTTCGTCATATTTGCTCTATTATATATGTAAATTGCTTTTGGCAGCGCATAACCGAGCTTGCAAGTTTATCCGAAAGAGCAATAGTTTGCTCAAAATGCCATATAGCTAAGTTTATAAAAAACGTTAAATATGACGTAATCATTTATGAGAATGACAAAATACTGGATTTCTATATTTTCCACCCTGACCATATTGATGAATGTCCCCAGTCAGGTTGTGGCACAAAGCGCCGATAAGGATTATACCGGTGCGATAAAAAAATATGACCCCTCGTTTAAGGGTATTGGTCCGGAGGTTTATTTTTTACCGCCGCCCAAAACAGCCAACGAAATACTGGCGGAGAATTATGCCGACAAGAAGTCTTTCAGCAAAGAAATTGCCAGGAAACTCCTGCTCCAACGACTGCTTTTACAGCTACGGAGCACCAATAATTTGGGGCATTTTCAATATTTGATGAATCCCATGCCTACGGCGGCAGATAACTGGAATAGCGCTATAGAGGCACAAACGAAGGCTGAAAACTGGATTGCGGGTTATGCTCTTGCCAATGAAGCAGCCTTATTTTCAATTAAAAATAGCGATAGCAGCAACGCCTCAAAATTTCTATATCAGGCGCTTTCCTTGGCAAACCGGACAGATAACAGAGATGATATCGCGACCATAAATATGAACATCAGCAATTTCCAGCTGTATAGTGGAGACTTTGTACGCGCCGAAGAGAGCGCACAAAATTACCATACCTACGCGATGAAGAGCAAAAGCTATGCAGAGCAAGCCAACGCCTGGCTTTTAATTGCTATGGCACGAGCCGGCCAAGGAAATTATAAAGCTGCCGAAAATAATATTATCCGCAGTGCGATCCCTTTATTCAATAAGGCCAAAGCCTATGAAGGAAAAATCTTTGCATGGGAAATGCTTGCTGAAATTTATTTTAAGCAAAATAAATTTACCGAGGCGCAGTGGTTTTTATTACAAGCCCGCGACTTGGCCAATGCAAAAAAATTAAGTAGCGAGCTTGCTGAAATTGAATATTTACTAGCTTCCTCCAAACAAAAAGATGGTAACTATAAGGTTGCAATCAAAGAATTTGTGCAGGCGGCAGAACTAGCTTCAGATGAAAATAACAAACAACTGTCGCTCGCTATATTGGATAAACTTGGCGAGGTGTATCTTGTGCTAAAAGATTATCCGTCGGCTGATCAGACCTACAAGGCCTATACGCAGCTAAAAAATGAATTGTACAATTGAAACATTTAAAACAATCTACCCCTTCTAGTGGTCTGTTGAAAGAGCAGTCTACAAAGAGATTTTAAGCTTTTTGTCAATATTGAAGGATAAATCAAATAAATTTTTAGATTCTGCGATAATGTGCTACGAATTTCACTAAATTTAGCACGCTTATCAATAAGAGCTGAATATTTTTTAAATAAAAATGATTATTAAAACCGTCGAAAATATGTTTAGGAAACTCATATTTGCACTTTTTGTTGTATCCATTGTTTCTTGTGGCTCAAAACCACGGGTAGCGCTTCCTGATGATGGAGGGCTTAAACCGAGCACGCAACATCAGATTATTGCTAAAGAAGTCTCTGGATTATTGGAAAATGCGAGCTACAAAAAGGTCAAAATGAATGATTCGATATCGGGCATCATATACGATAATCTGATCAAAAGTTTGGATCAAGGAAAAAATTACTTACTTCAATCGGATATTGATGAATTTCAAGCGTACAGAAACAATCTTGCGCAGGATATCAAAAATGGAGATCTTTCGGCCGCATTCCATATTTTTAATGTCTATTCAAAGAGATACCTGGACAGAATGCAATATGCGCTTTCAGAAATCGACAAGAAACAGGATTATACAAAAGATGAGTATTACCAACCTAATCGTGAAAAACTGGGCTGGTTTAAAACTGCTGATGAAGCGAACGACCAATGGCGTAAACGCGTAAAATACGACCTCCTGAACTTAGAAACTGCCAGTGGAAAATCTACGGATAGTGCGAAGACCAAACAGGTGGAAACACTAAAAAAACGTTATGTTAATTTGATCTCGCAGGCGAAGAAAACCAATGCCAACGATGCTTTTCAAGTGGTCATGCAAGCATTGACCGATGCTGTTGATCCACATACCTCCTATTTTAACCCATCCTTTGCCCAGGCATTCAATGAAGGAATGGCCAATACGTTTGAAGGCATCGGAGCAAGACTTGTCGTCGACAACGAAGCTGTAAGCATCTTCGAAATTATCCCGGGTGGCCCAATATTCAAAGACAAGAGCATTCACGTCAATGATAAGATCATTGCAGTGGCTCAAGGAAAAGATGGTGAATTTGAAGACATTATTGGTTGGAGACTTGATGCTGCGGTAGCAAAAATCAAGGGGCCAAAAGGAACCATTGTTCGCCTGAAAATTATACCTGCTGGTCAGCCAATGAACTCTCATCCGCGCATTGTCTCTTTAGTACGTGAGAAAATCGTCGTTGAAGAAGAGTCTGCAAAGAAAGAGATTATGAACGTCAAAGGCGCCGATGGAAAAACCTACAAAGTAGGTATCATCAATATTCCGAAGTTCTACATGGATTTTGAAGCGTACAGAAGACGCGATCCAAACTATAAGAGCACAACGAGAGACGTTAGATTAATCTTAGATACCTTGAAACAGGAGAAAGTAGATGCTGTTGTCATCGACTTGCGATTCAATGGTGGTGGATCCTTACCTGAAGCAATTGATCTAACTGGTTTATTTATCGATAAAGGCCCAGTTGTACAAGTAAGAGACACAAAAAATAACATCGATGTCGAAGAAGATAAAAATGCCGGCGTATCCTGGGATGGCCCATTAGGTATTATGATCAACCGCTTCTCGGCTTCGGCTTCTGAAATCTTTGCCGGTGCTATCCAAGATTACGGAAGAGGTATTATCTTAGGCTCTCAAAGTTATGGCAAAGGAACCGTGCAATCGGCGATCGACATGTCACGCGTTATCAGTCCGACCAGCCGCTTACTCCTAAAAGCCTCAGGTGAAAAAGATCCAGATACCCCAGAAGGTGCTCCTCAATATGGACAGATCAATATTACATTGGGTAAATTTTATCGTGTAAACGGTAGCAGTACACAACATAAAGGGGTTACACCTGATATCGTATTCCCTTCCCAGTTCTCCGCAGAGAAATTTGGCGAGAGCTCAGAAAAATCAGCACTCCCTTGGGATCAAATCCAATCGAGCAACTTCAAAAAAGTAGCTGACCTAAGTACTGTTGACAAAAAATTAGAAGCGATGCATGAAGCACGTATTAAAAACTCATTGGAATATAAGTATCTGAAAGAGGATATTGAAGAAGCTCAAAAAGATGAGGATGTTAAAATTCCATTGGAACTCAACAAATTCAAAAAAGAAAAAGATGACAACCTCAAGAAAAATAGAGACCGCATCAACGCTTTATTGAAATTGCAGGGTAAACCAGCATGGGAGGAAGGCAAGTCCCAACCTAAAATCGATCTTGACTTTGTGAAAGATGAAAGTGCCAAAGTGATGACCGATTATATCATCAATTTTGGAACTAAAAAATAGAAGATCGCTTCTTCTCAAAAAAGGCAACCGTAATCGCGGTTGCCTTTTTTTATGATACTCATCACAATAGGATGGGTTTAACATTAAATTCACGTTTTCTTTGTAACTTATCGCTACATTCATTGTTTTAGTAATATACCGGTACTGCTTGAAGTCCGAATGATTCCCATAGCTCATACGCTAAAGATTTTGCAGGACAGGATGCACCAACCAGGTTATAGAAGTTAAACGTATAAAAAAGAACATCATGAAACGTATCCTCCTGTTAACTGACTTTTCAGAAAATGCGCTACTAGCAGCAAAACAAGTTGCCCTATGTACAGAAGCCTGGAAAACGCAAAAGGTTATTGTCTACCATACTTACAATAGTGTCACCATTGTCAATAACGAACCTATTGTTATCGTCAATGATGAAGTGAAAGAGAGCAAAGAAAAGGAACTCATAGCATGGTTTGATCAAATTAGACTATTGTTTCCACCGCAAGTAGAATTATCTCATCAGATGGAAGATGTTGATCTGCCAATGGGAGTCAATGACATGTGTAAATCCCAGCATATTGACCTTGTCGCCTTGGGTATCACCGGACAAACAGGTTTCGCAAAGATCCTGGTCGGTAGCAATGCCATTACATTGATGGATATCTGCAATAAGCCTATGCTGATCGTTTCCCATAAGGTAAATCCTGCCGTCCCCAAAAATGTGTTGGCGACAACAGATCTCAAAGAAGTCGATCGAAAGCTTGATTTATTCAATTTAGATCAGGTGTTGGAAACCTTCGACGCACAACTTTATGTATTGAATGTCGCTAAAAAAGAGGGCTCTGCAGCCGATCTAGCACAGGAACTAAAGCACCTCCATGAACGCCTGGACAAATATCATCCGATTTATGACTACATCAGCCATGATGATATTGCACTAGGTATTGAAGAATATGCCAAAGAGAAACATATTGATCTCATACTTTCATTCCATAAAAAGCAAGGCCTATTAGCGAGCCTATTCAAAACGAGCATATCTAAGAAGATAGCCTGGAATGGCGCGGCCAACTTACTGGTTATTCCGATGGATAGATCGTAGAAACTTTTATGGTTTCGCAGGAGCGCTCCATTGATGTTGGTGAACCAAAGATCTATTTGAACGAATAGGAACAGACTAAGCAGAAAAAATAGCAAAGCCGCAATCTATCCTTAATTGCGGCTTTTTTGTGGTATCGTTCTTCCTCCTGGAAATCTCTTACCGGGAAGTCTTTTATTTCTTGTCAACCGAATGTTTACCCGGTCCAATAAGGATAAGTCCTAGAAACACAAAGCAAAGCTCAATTGCATGTGATGCTCCAGAGATACCGTCTCCTTTAGAAAGATGCATTAATCCAGCAATGACCATCGTAAAAGCAAGCAATAATGCCGCAGGTCGGAAAAAGAGTCCCAGCAGTAAAAATAGCCCCCCAACAGTTTCGGTTGCGGCAGCCATAAAACCCCAAAATGTAGGCATAAAATGAATACCAATATTACCCATTGATTTTCCGACACCTGCCCAGAGCTCAGGACCGCCCTGTAACTTGGGCAGACCATGCATGATCATCATCACCCCCAGTCCGACACGTAGTATCAACAGTCCTGTATCCCGATATTTACCCAATGAATTCCAAATTGCCATAAAAAACGTTTAATTTATTAAAACTTAAATTACCGATCTCCCTAAATTAATGAAATTATTTAGATTGAGCAGATATTAACAGCTTCGGTTTTCATAAAAACTATTGCATTTATAATACTTAATGTGTAATTTAAAGGCTATAGACCCGATTATAACGCGATGAATCTCAACATATATCCTGTCTAAGAACGTGTAAAAACACCTTAGCCAAGGGTTATGGACAAACAAATAACGAAAAAGGATGAAAAATCTACTCTTGTTAACAGACTTTTCGGACAATGCCTATGCTGCTGCGCGATATGCCGCGCAATTGGCTCCGCTCTGGGGAATTGAAAAGGTTGTCTTATACCATACATACGAAGTAATCCCTACCGTGGGAACCGAACCTGTTGTCATAAGCAATTCAGAAATCTTGGAAGAAAAGCAAAAGGATCTCAATACCTGGCAGCAGGAACTGATGTTACTTTTCCCTGATGGCATTGCCTGGAAATCAGTTCTTGAGGAATACGAGCTTAGCTACGGCGTAAACCGCACCTGTGCTGAGGAGGACATTGACCTTGTCATCGTCGGGACAGCTGGTAAAAGCGGCTTAAAAAAGCTACTCCTTGGTAGCAATACCCTCAAGCTGATCGAAAATTGTCACACACCATTGCTGGTGGTCCCCGCACGGGCAGAATTTCGGGTACCCAAAAAGATGTTGATCGCCACCAATCTCAAAGAGGTAAAACTGAAATTAAACCGTCTTTTGGTTAATGCCGCAGAAGTCTTACGTAAAAGTGAGGTCTATGTGGTTCATGTGACCAAAGAAGACCCTGCAAATAAGGCGGTAAATGCCGAAATAACAGCCATGCAAGATTTACTGGCGCCTTATCATCCCATCTATAGTTATATCCTCAATGCAGACATTGCTTCTGGAATCAACCAATACATCAACGAAAATCATATCGACATGATGGTCACTTTCCATCGGGACAAGGGCTTATTAAGCAGAATATTCAATACAAGTATAGCGCAGAAGATGGCTTGGAAAAGCCATGCTGCGATGATGGTCATCCCCGTACATTCGGGTTAATCAAGATATATGGTCTGGAAAAGTTCTGTTCAGTTTCCCCTACAAATAGGTTAACTGAACAGAATTATCGGTAGTTTCCAATGTTACTCTTCGGCCAAATACAAGGGCATGATTGTCATCAATATGCCCGGCAGGGTAGCCAAAAGCCACCGGAAAATCATATTCTTTCACTTTATCCCACACAATTTCTTCAACACTTTGCCCAAAAGTAGGATCATTGTCTTTCATGGCAGAGAACCCTCCCACAATCAGACCTTTTAATTTTTTTAGTTTTCCTGCGCGTTTCAACGCCCATAACATTCTGTCTATGGAATAATAGGCTTCACCGACGTCTTCAATAAATAAAATTTTATTCTTGTAATTGACATCCGAATCCGACGCAAGTACAGACAATAAAATCGCCAAATTTCCACCGACCAATTTGCCTTCGCCTTTACCCGCGCGGTTGGGAAATAAGGTTTGCTCATAGGTAAAGTCCATATTATGACCGAACAATGCATTTCTTAAGGTTTCAAGAGAGGCTTTTGTCCCGGTTTCAAAGGATTTGGGCATCTGTCCATGTATTGTTGCAATTTTATAGTTGCGTTGAATATGACTATGCAATACGGTAATATCACTAAAGCCCACCAACCATTTGGGATTCTTTTCAAAGCTTGAAAAATCTATCTGATCGACAATACGAACACAACCGTAACCCCCGCGCGCGGCAAAAACAGCTTTAATCGACGGATCATCCAGTGCCCACTGCAGATCTGCTGCCCGCAACTTGTCATCGCCGGCAAACTGATGGAACGATGTCCCGACGGTTTTCCCGACCACAACTTCCAGTCCCCAGCTCTCCAATGTTTTTATGCCTACATCAATAGATCCACGAATAAAACTCGCAGGGCATACAATAGCGACTTTATCGCCTTCTTTCAGAAAATCAGGTATTTTGGACATATTTTTTATTGCTAATGATCAAACAAAATCGCCTCCTCACGATAGAGTCCGATGATAAATTTACTTGATATATGGTGCTTATATGTACAAATAAACGTAAATTTATCTAAGTTTTCTACCGCTATTTTGAATAATATTTCTACGATAACAAGCAATTAAACAGTAGCGCATTTTGATCAGATTGCAACAACCCGAGGAATCGGCCGGCACAAGAATTCAAGAATAAATTGTTCGATATGACACGCATTTATATTGCATATAAACAGCAATTTATCTAAGTTTGCCAAAGAAAACATGTACACACTTTAATATACTTTCAAGCATTGAGTATTCTAGATAAAAAACGTTATACCATCACATCGGCATTACCATATGCCAATGGTCCTTTACATATCGGACACCTTGCCGGAGCTTATATCCCAGGGGATATTTTTGTCCGTTATTTACGTCTGAATCAAAAAGATGTAGTTTATGTATGTGGTTCAGATGAGCATGGTGCGGCGATTACCATCCGTGCAAAAAAAGAGGGCATCACCCCGCAACAAATCATTGACAAATACAACAAACAAATCAAAGAAAGCTTTGAGGAGTTTGGTATCTCTTTCGATATATATCACCGTACATCGGAGCCCATACATCACCAGTTATCGCAGGATTTCTTCTTAAACCTTTACAACAAAGGCGAATTTGTGGAGAAATTTTCCGAGCAGTACTACGATGAGGAATACCATCAGTTTTTGGCCGACCGCTACATTACGGGAACTTGCCCAAATTGTAAGTCCGAAGGTGCCTATGGGGACCAATGTGAAAAGTGTGGTACATCACTGAGTCCCACAGACCTGATCAACCCGATTTCAACATTAAGTGGAAAGACACCAGTGTTGAAAGAGACGAAACACTGGTATCTTCCTTTGGATAAATACCAACCTTGGCTTGAAAAATGGTTGATCGAAGGAAAGAAAAATATTCTTAAATCCAACGTCTTTGGCCAATGTCAATCCTGGCTTAAATCCGGTTTGCAACCACGTTCAATGACAAGAGATTTGGACTGGGGGGTTGATGTTCCTTTGGCTGAGGCTCAAGGTAAAAAGCTATATGTCTGGCTAGATGCACCTATCGGTTATATCTCTGCAACTAAACAGTGGGCCTTAGACCATGGTAAAAACTGGGAAGATTATTGGAAAACCCATGAGAACCCCGCAGACGACTCTACACTGATCCATTTTATCGGAAAAGATAATATTGTTTTTCACTGTATTATTTTCCCGGCAATTCTTCATGCACACGGCGGCTATATTTTACCAGAAAATATTCCGGCCAACGAATTCCTGAACTTAGAGGGTGATAAACTATCTACGTCTAGAAATCATGCGGTATGGTTACATGAGTATCTGCAAGAGTTTCCTGACAAACAGGATGAATTGCGCTATGTATTAACATCCATATTACCAGAGACTTCAGATGCAGAGTTCACCTGGAAAGATTTCCAGGCCAGAATCAACAATGAGCTCGTTGCTATCTTTGGAAATTTTGTCA
Proteins encoded in this window:
- a CDS encoding carboxy terminal-processing peptidase, with the translated sequence MFRKLIFALFVVSIVSCGSKPRVALPDDGGLKPSTQHQIIAKEVSGLLENASYKKVKMNDSISGIIYDNLIKSLDQGKNYLLQSDIDEFQAYRNNLAQDIKNGDLSAAFHIFNVYSKRYLDRMQYALSEIDKKQDYTKDEYYQPNREKLGWFKTADEANDQWRKRVKYDLLNLETASGKSTDSAKTKQVETLKKRYVNLISQAKKTNANDAFQVVMQALTDAVDPHTSYFNPSFAQAFNEGMANTFEGIGARLVVDNEAVSIFEIIPGGPIFKDKSIHVNDKIIAVAQGKDGEFEDIIGWRLDAAVAKIKGPKGTIVRLKIIPAGQPMNSHPRIVSLVREKIVVEEESAKKEIMNVKGADGKTYKVGIINIPKFYMDFEAYRRRDPNYKSTTRDVRLILDTLKQEKVDAVVIDLRFNGGGSLPEAIDLTGLFIDKGPVVQVRDTKNNIDVEEDKNAGVSWDGPLGIMINRFSASASEIFAGAIQDYGRGIILGSQSYGKGTVQSAIDMSRVISPTSRLLLKASGEKDPDTPEGAPQYGQINITLGKFYRVNGSSTQHKGVTPDIVFPSQFSAEKFGESSEKSALPWDQIQSSNFKKVADLSTVDKKLEAMHEARIKNSLEYKYLKEDIEEAQKDEDVKIPLELNKFKKEKDDNLKKNRDRINALLKLQGKPAWEEGKSQPKIDLDFVKDESAKVMTDYIINFGTKK
- a CDS encoding universal stress protein, producing the protein MKRILLLTDFSENALLAAKQVALCTEAWKTQKVIVYHTYNSVTIVNNEPIVIVNDEVKESKEKELIAWFDQIRLLFPPQVELSHQMEDVDLPMGVNDMCKSQHIDLVALGITGQTGFAKILVGSNAITLMDICNKPMLIVSHKVNPAVPKNVLATTDLKEVDRKLDLFNLDQVLETFDAQLYVLNVAKKEGSAADLAQELKHLHERLDKYHPIYDYISHDDIALGIEEYAKEKHIDLILSFHKKQGLLASLFKTSISKKIAWNGAANLLVIPMDRS
- a CDS encoding DoxX family protein, yielding MAIWNSLGKYRDTGLLILRVGLGVMMIMHGLPKLQGGPELWAGVGKSMGNIGIHFMPTFWGFMAAATETVGGLFLLLGLFFRPAALLLAFTMVIAGLMHLSKGDGISGASHAIELCFVFLGLILIGPGKHSVDKK
- a CDS encoding universal stress protein; protein product: MKNLLLLTDFSDNAYAAARYAAQLAPLWGIEKVVLYHTYEVIPTVGTEPVVISNSEILEEKQKDLNTWQQELMLLFPDGIAWKSVLEEYELSYGVNRTCAEEDIDLVIVGTAGKSGLKKLLLGSNTLKLIENCHTPLLVVPARAEFRVPKKMLIATNLKEVKLKLNRLLVNAAEVLRKSEVYVVHVTKEDPANKAVNAEITAMQDLLAPYHPIYSYILNADIASGINQYINENHIDMMVTFHRDKGLLSRIFNTSIAQKMAWKSHAAMMVIPVHSG
- a CDS encoding LD-carboxypeptidase: MSKIPDFLKEGDKVAIVCPASFIRGSIDVGIKTLESWGLEVVVGKTVGTSFHQFAGDDKLRAADLQWALDDPSIKAVFAARGGYGCVRIVDQIDFSSFEKNPKWLVGFSDITVLHSHIQRNYKIATIHGQMPKSFETGTKASLETLRNALFGHNMDFTYEQTLFPNRAGKGEGKLVGGNLAILLSVLASDSDVNYKNKILFIEDVGEAYYSIDRMLWALKRAGKLKKLKGLIVGGFSAMKDNDPTFGQSVEEIVWDKVKEYDFPVAFGYPAGHIDDNHALVFGRRVTLETTDNSVQLTYL